In the genome of Deltaproteobacteria bacterium, the window ATTGAGTTTGCAGACGGCCGCATCGCGGGCCTGCGGTCGGTGACCTACTCAGTGGATTGCGGGGAAGCGAATGGCGTGTTCACCAGGGGATGTGGAGACGAGACGAATCGCTTCGCAGAATGGTTGCTTGCACAGCCGGAGACGATTCACGTCCGCTCCTTTCGGAACTGTCCTGATCTGACGTATGGTGCAATGAAGTCAGGCGAGCGTACGAGCGCGAGCGCAGGAGGGGCACTCCGGAGGACTGGCAGAGCCTGCGACCTCATCGACCCGATGGCTCGCCATTCGAAAGTTGTGGTCGAATTGGGAAAGGTGAGTAACGAAGAACTGCTTTCTTTCGAAGAGAGGACCAGAGGCTGGTTGGGCCGGAACTCCTTCCCTTACGACGTTCAGTCGGCCAGTATCCCGCTCATGTTCGCTCGACTTAGTCAGGAAAACCTCCGGGGAATGGTATACGGCGGCATTCTTGCCGTATTTCTGATCACGGTTGTAGTTGGTGTGGGCCTATGGTCGTGGAAGTATGCGTTGGTGAGCCTGGTGCCGAACATACTTCCGATGTTGGCCGTTTACGGTTGCTGGGGCTTCCTCGTTGCGGAAGTGAACATCGGAGTCGCTGCGATGTTTAGTACCGCGTTGGGTGTAGTCGTGGACGACACGATCCACATAATGACGAAATTTCG includes:
- a CDS encoding MMPL family transporter gives rise to the protein MVSIRWLNAAFSQLAAVVVRRRVLLGSVTVGLCVVATVPIYRNVLDDNSLEWFSDRLEFGRAIEFADGRIAGLRSVTYSVDCGEANGVFTRGCGDETNRFAEWLLAQPETIHVRSFRNCPDLTYGAMKSGERTSASAGGALRRTGRACDLIDPMARHSKVVVELGKVSNEELLSFEERTRGWLGRNSFPYDVQSASIPLMFARLSQENLRGMVYGGILAVFLITVVVGVGLWSWKYALVSLVPNILPMLAVYGCWGFLVAEVNIGVAAMFSTALGVVVDDTIHIMTKFRAALRSGCDTEQGIQYALKTAGPAVFFTTLCLCVGFFILGLSAFQLSAVLGVLVGSTLLAALGLDIFVLLPLLTWRRLR